GGCGTGCTATTTATTAGGTGCGCAAGACTTATTAGAAATGATTGAGGGGTTACCGCCAGCAATTAGATCACAAATTGATCTAAGGGGTGCTAGTTGTTTAAATGCATGCGGGAAAGGACCTAACATTAGAATCAACGGTGAATTAATGTCTGATGTGACGCCAGAAAAGCTTTTGGATATCATTAATAATCGCTGTGTTTGAATGGAGGGGATTTTGTGTCGCAAGTGACTGAAGTAGTTAAGCTCAGGCGTAGGGTGTTAGTTGAAATTTCTAAGCTTGCATTTGCGGGTGAAATAGAAAATAAAATAAATGAGATTTTATATAATGTTGTAAGCGAAGATGGGCCTCGCTATCGTTGTTGTGTGCATAAAGAACGAGCGGTACTAAAAGAACGTATAAAACTAGCTCTTAGTCAGGGCGGTGGCTTAGAGTTATCTGAGGCAGCTAAAAGGGCTTTAGCTGGTAATATCGATGAAATGCCGATTGTTCACGTTTTGCGGGAGGCATGCGATCAATGTCCAATTGATAAGTTTATTGTAACAAACGCGTGCCGAAATTGTGTTGCCCATAATTGTATAAACAGCTGTCCAAAGAAAGCTATAATGGTAGTGCAAAACCGTGCATATATCGATAAGAATAAATGCGTAGAATGTGGCTTATGCAAAAAGTCGTGTCAGTATAGTGCTATTATTGAAGTAAACCGTCCTTGTGAAGGCGCTTGTGACTTAGGAGCAATCCAAGCCGACAATGATCGCCGGGCTGAAATAGACTATACTAAATGCGTGCAGTGTGGTAGTTGTAAAACGGCATGTCCATTTGGAGCGATAACTGATCGTTCATCAATAGTGCAGTTGGTAAGTAGTCTAAAATCCAATAAAAAGGTATATGCTATGCTTGCTCCATCATTCATTGGTCAATTTGGAGCAAAGGCAAAACCAGGCCAGGTAATTCAGGCTTTAAAGCAAATTGGCTTCGCTGGTGTGTATGAGGCATCCTGTGGTGCGGACATTGTAACATTGGAGGAGACTAAAGAGTTTGCATCTTCGGTACCTAGTACATTAAGCTTTATGACGACATCTTGTTGCCCTGCTTTTGCAGACATGGTCGAGAAACATTTACCTGATATCCAGAAGAACGTTTCAACAACAGTTTCACCCATGATAGCTACCGGCAAAGTAATTAAAAATCAAGAGCCTGATGCAGTTGTGGTTTTTATTGGACCGTGTATAGCGAAAAAGGCTGAGGCTGAAAAATACGCTGAAGTTATAGATTACGTTCTCACTTTTGAGGAACTAATGTGCATGTTGGTCGGCGCTGGTATTAATATTGCTGAGATTGGCGAACATGATTTTGACAGCTCTGCTTCACGTGATGGTAATGCATTTGCTAGAGCTGGAGGCGTGGCGCAGGCAGTTTTAAATACTGCGGCAGTCCTTGCTCCTGATGTAAAAATAAAAGCTCACCATAGTCAGGGTTTAGGAAATTGCAAAACTGCGTTAATGCAAATAAATACAGGTAAAATTGATGCTAATTTTTTTGAAGGAATGGCTTGTCAAGGTGGTTGTGTCGGTGGTCCTGGAACGTTGACTAACTATAAGGTAACTGGTAAATTAGTTGAAAACTTTGCTGTTGCTTCTAAGGCCGGT
This genomic interval from Veillonellaceae bacterium contains the following:
- a CDS encoding NAD(P)H-dependent oxidoreductase subunit E; protein product: MNTLTIEICVGSACYLLGAQDLLEMIEGLPPAIRSQIDLRGASCLNACGKGPNIRINGELMSDVTPEKLLDIINNRCV
- a CDS encoding 4Fe-4S binding protein → MSQVTEVVKLRRRVLVEISKLAFAGEIENKINEILYNVVSEDGPRYRCCVHKERAVLKERIKLALSQGGGLELSEAAKRALAGNIDEMPIVHVLREACDQCPIDKFIVTNACRNCVAHNCINSCPKKAIMVVQNRAYIDKNKCVECGLCKKSCQYSAIIEVNRPCEGACDLGAIQADNDRRAEIDYTKCVQCGSCKTACPFGAITDRSSIVQLVSSLKSNKKVYAMLAPSFIGQFGAKAKPGQVIQALKQIGFAGVYEASCGADIVTLEETKEFASSVPSTLSFMTTSCCPAFADMVEKHLPDIQKNVSTTVSPMIATGKVIKNQEPDAVVVFIGPCIAKKAEAEKYAEVIDYVLTFEELMCMLVGAGINIAEIGEHDFDSSASRDGNAFARAGGVAQAVLNTAAVLAPDVKIKAHHSQGLGNCKTALMQINTGKIDANFFEGMACQGGCVGGPGTLTNYKVTGKLVENFAVASKAGIANDNRDATAEIEKQHYWHRK